The sequence CGCCGAGTGCGGCCGACAACGACGGGTACATTTCGACCGTCGCCCATTCGCCGTCAATGTCGTAGATGCTACCGTCGGGCAGCGGCAGTTGCCGGGTACCGATCACCTCATCGGCGACCTCTTGAATAATCTCGCGGGTGGCCACCGCCGAGTCGTCATAGGTGCCGTAGGCCTGGTAGGTCTCCAGCATCGAAAACTCGGGCGAATGTGTGGAATCCGCGCCTTCATTCCGGAACACCCGATTCAGTTCGAAGACCCGGTCGAACCCACCGACAACGCACCGTTTCAGGAAAAGTTCTGGTGCGATTCTCAGGAAAAGGTCCGCGTCGAGGGCGTTCGAATGGGTGACGAAAGGCCGAGCGGCCGCTCCGCCGGCCAATGTCTGCAACATCGGCGTTTCGACCTCGAGGAACCCGCGGCGCTCCAAGGCGTTACGCACCGCGCGAATGACCGCGATACGTTGACGCGCCACCGTACGCGCCTCCGGTCGGACGATCAGGTCGACATAGCGCTGCCGAACCCGCGACTCCTCGCTCATCTCCTTGTGCGCGACCGGAAGAGGCCGCAATGACTTCGAGGCCATCCGCCAGGAGTCGGCCAGCACCGACAGCTCGCCGCGGCGGGAGCTGATCACCTCGCCGTGGACGGAGACAATGTCGCCGAGGTCCACGTCGGCCTTCCACGCCTCGAGTTCCTGCTCGCCGACACTGGCCAGGCTGATCATCACCTGAAGCTGGGTGCCGTCGCCCTCCTGCAGGGTTGCGAAGCACAGCTTGCCCGAGTTGCGGGCGAACACCACCCGGCCGGCGACACCCACCACGTCGCCGGTGGCGGTGTCGGCGACCAGATCGGGGTAATCGGCCCGGATCTGGGCAAGCGTGTGGGTGCGGTCCACTGCCACCGGGTAGGGATCACGGCCTTCGGCCAGCAATCGAGCCCGCTTGTCGCGGCGGATCCGGAACTGCTCGGGGAGGTCGGATTCGTCCTGCGTCTCAGGGGATACATCGGCGGAGCTCACGACCCG is a genomic window of Mycolicibacter heraklionensis containing:
- the lysS gene encoding lysine--tRNA ligase — encoded protein: MSSADVSPETQDESDLPEQFRIRRDKRARLLAEGRDPYPVAVDRTHTLAQIRADYPDLVADTATGDVVGVAGRVVFARNSGKLCFATLQEGDGTQLQVMISLASVGEQELEAWKADVDLGDIVSVHGEVISSRRGELSVLADSWRMASKSLRPLPVAHKEMSEESRVRQRYVDLIVRPEARTVARQRIAVIRAVRNALERRGFLEVETPMLQTLAGGAAARPFVTHSNALDADLFLRIAPELFLKRCVVGGFDRVFELNRVFRNEGADSTHSPEFSMLETYQAYGTYDDSAVATREIIQEVADEVIGTRQLPLPDGSIYDIDGEWATVEMYPSLSAALGEDITPATAVADLWAIADRLGVEIPKDRGFGHGKLVEELWEHAVGHALSAPTFVRDFPVETTPLTRQHRSIEGVTEKWDLYMRGVELATGYSELIDPVVQRDRFAAQARAAAAGDDEAMALDEDFLAAMEHAMPPCTGTGMGIDRLLMVLTGLSIRDTVLFPIVRRHGN